Proteins encoded in a region of the Bacteroidota bacterium genome:
- a CDS encoding nitrilase-related carbon-nitrogen hydrolase, with product MPRIIKSGLIQMSLPMTEGEGTIKEICDAMIQKHIPYIEEAGKKGVQILCMQEIFNTPYFCPGQDAKWYASAESVPGPTTELLATYAKKYQMVIIVPLYEREQAGVLYNTAAVIDADGTYLGKYRKNHIPHTGGFWEKFYFKPGNLGYPVFQTKYAKVGVYICYDRHFPDGARCLGLNGAEIVYNPSATTVGMSQYLWKLEQPAHAVANGYFMGCINRVGTEKPWNLGHFYGTSYFVDPRGKIFACASDDKDELLVADFDLDMIDEVRSTWQFFRDRRPETYGKLTEI from the coding sequence ATGCCGAGAATAATTAAATCAGGACTTATTCAGATGAGTCTGCCCATGACCGAAGGCGAAGGCACCATCAAGGAAATTTGCGATGCCATGATCCAGAAGCATATTCCGTATATCGAAGAAGCCGGTAAAAAAGGCGTTCAGATATTGTGTATGCAGGAGATTTTCAATACGCCGTATTTCTGCCCGGGACAGGATGCCAAATGGTACGCTTCCGCAGAATCAGTGCCCGGCCCCACAACCGAGCTTCTGGCAACCTACGCTAAAAAATATCAGATGGTAATAATTGTTCCATTGTATGAAAGGGAGCAGGCAGGCGTGCTTTATAATACCGCCGCTGTAATCGATGCCGACGGAACCTATCTGGGCAAATACCGTAAAAATCACATCCCTCATACCGGTGGATTCTGGGAAAAATTCTACTTCAAACCCGGTAATTTAGGCTATCCTGTGTTCCAGACGAAATATGCCAAAGTGGGTGTGTACATCTGCTACGACCGTCATTTCCCCGATGGCGCGCGCTGTCTCGGACTCAATGGTGCGGAGATTGTTTACAACCCGTCGGCAACTACCGTCGGCATGTCGCAATATTTGTGGAAACTGGAGCAGCCTGCCCATGCCGTTGCCAACGGATATTTTATGGGATGCATCAACCGCGTTGGTACAGAGAAACCCTGGAATCTGGGTCATTTCTATGGTACATCTTATTTTGTTGACCCCAGAGGCAAAATATTCGCCTGCGCGTCTGATGATAAAGATGAATTGCTAGTTGCTGATTTTGATCTTGACATGATTGACGAAGTTCGTTCTACCTGGCAGTTCTTCCGCGACAGACGGCCTGAAACTTACGGCAAGCTCACGGAAATATAG
- a CDS encoding DUF6660 family protein — MKLIYAIISIYVLCLAVYPCQDNGCGESHESHCASIPGKHDAANDVGTTGKHDLAGTHHSGGKDECHHCSPFCICNCCQGHTVVVMQSFFELLNIMPAQRPNAIISEPSKGIAYSIWQPPKVS, encoded by the coding sequence GTGAAGCTGATTTATGCCATCATAAGCATTTATGTACTCTGTCTGGCGGTATATCCCTGTCAGGATAATGGCTGTGGCGAGTCACACGAATCGCATTGTGCCTCCATTCCCGGGAAACACGATGCCGCAAACGACGTGGGGACAACCGGAAAGCACGACCTTGCCGGCACCCATCATTCCGGAGGTAAAGATGAATGCCATCACTGCTCCCCTTTTTGTATCTGTAACTGCTGCCAGGGACATACCGTCGTGGTCATGCAGAGTTTTTTCGAGCTTCTTAACATTATGCCTGCCCAGCGGCCGAACGCAATTATAAGCGAGCCCTCCAAAGGAATAGCCTACTCTATCTGGCAACCGCCAAAAGTCAGTTAA